The following are from one region of the Paramagnetospirillum magnetotacticum MS-1 genome:
- a CDS encoding undecaprenyl-diphosphate phosphatase, which translates to MTFLEVLVVALIQGLGEVLPLGAAGSLAALPRLAAAPEGRAALSVAAHAGTLLALMAYFWRDVLAMSVGLWRLAKGKPDYGSHLLLHVLAGTIPAAVIGWMVLDRSHGLVGQSGAAIILVIGGVLLWGCDKLGVTVRRVEHITWLGAIGLGALQILSLIPGVSRTGITITVARLLGWERQSAIRLSMLLAMPLILGHGIKTFWSLAHQTQLVLSSDLLMAMATAGLTSFLGLAGMMAWVARNTFAPFAVVRIGFGLAVLVLVYFG; encoded by the coding sequence GTGACGTTCCTGGAAGTCCTGGTCGTGGCCCTGATTCAGGGGCTGGGAGAGGTGTTGCCTCTCGGTGCCGCCGGTTCGCTGGCGGCGCTGCCTCGTCTGGCGGCCGCGCCCGAGGGGCGGGCGGCGCTTTCGGTGGCCGCCCATGCCGGGACTTTGCTTGCCCTGATGGCCTATTTCTGGCGCGACGTCCTGGCCATGAGCGTCGGCCTGTGGCGACTGGCCAAGGGCAAGCCCGATTACGGCTCCCATCTCTTGCTGCATGTTCTGGCCGGGACCATCCCCGCCGCCGTCATCGGATGGATGGTGCTGGATCGTTCTCACGGTCTGGTGGGCCAAAGTGGCGCGGCCATCATTCTGGTCATTGGCGGCGTTCTGCTCTGGGGCTGCGACAAACTGGGCGTCACGGTGCGCCGGGTCGAGCATATCACTTGGCTGGGCGCCATCGGATTGGGGGCCTTGCAGATCCTGTCCCTGATTCCCGGTGTGTCGCGCACCGGCATCACCATCACCGTGGCCCGTCTGTTGGGTTGGGAGCGCCAGTCGGCGATCCGCCTTTCCATGCTGCTGGCCATGCCGCTGATCCTGGGGCATGGGATCAAGACATTCTGGAGCCTGGCCCATCAGACGCAACTGGTGTTATCCAGCGATCTGCTGATGGCCATGGCGACCGCTGGTCTGACCTCGTTCCTGGGTCTTGCGGGAATGATGGCCTGGGTGGCGCGCAACACCTTCGCGCCCTTCGCCGTGGTTCGAATCGGTTTCGGGCTGGCGGTGCTGGTGCTTGTCTATTTCGGATAA
- a CDS encoding glycosyltransferase family 9 protein, which translates to MNVDRMRQIDFWAGVPLAFLMTLYWRIRCFFSPPAPSSAKNILFIELSEMGSAVIADAALKRAGALFPEAKVYFLIFAKNRPSLDIMGTIARENMLTIRADSLFTLAIDTIRMIGKMRSLDLMAAIDLEMFSRFSALLTFLSGAPKRVGFHRFHTEGLYRGELLTHRVPYNPHQHVAKCFMALVHALTEPEGTTPHGKVLVTDEEIRLAPVIPTPDVLEAFKARLFEAYPVLRRVDRWVIFNPNASELMPLRRWPYDRYMEVARRLLAEDESLAVIITGVASEKAEAQTLVEATGSDRAVNLAGFTRMEDLIPLYALSKAMVTNDSGPAHFAAPVGLPTLVLFGPETPALYGALNDKAEFLTARLACSPCVSAMNHRSTACTDPACMRAITVEQVHATMRRLLG; encoded by the coding sequence GTGAACGTCGACAGAATGCGGCAGATCGATTTTTGGGCGGGGGTGCCTCTGGCTTTCCTGATGACGCTGTATTGGCGGATCCGCTGCTTCTTCAGCCCGCCCGCGCCGTCATCGGCCAAGAACATCTTGTTCATCGAACTGTCCGAGATGGGCAGCGCCGTCATCGCCGACGCGGCGCTAAAGCGCGCGGGCGCGCTGTTCCCCGAGGCCAAGGTCTATTTCCTGATCTTCGCCAAGAACCGCCCCAGCCTGGACATCATGGGCACCATCGCGCGCGAGAACATGCTGACCATCCGCGCCGACAGCCTGTTCACCCTGGCCATCGACACCATCCGCATGATCGGCAAGATGCGTTCGCTGGATCTGATGGCGGCCATCGACCTGGAGATGTTTTCCCGCTTCTCGGCGCTTTTGACCTTCCTGTCGGGCGCGCCCAAGCGGGTGGGCTTTCACCGGTTCCATACCGAAGGACTTTACCGCGGCGAGTTGCTGACCCATCGGGTGCCCTACAACCCGCACCAGCATGTGGCCAAGTGCTTCATGGCCCTGGTCCATGCCCTGACCGAGCCCGAGGGCACCACGCCCCACGGTAAGGTCCTGGTCACCGACGAGGAGATCCGCCTCGCACCCGTAATCCCGACGCCTGACGTGCTCGAAGCGTTCAAGGCCCGCCTGTTCGAGGCCTATCCGGTGCTGCGCCGGGTGGATCGCTGGGTCATCTTCAACCCCAATGCCAGCGAACTGATGCCGCTGCGGCGCTGGCCCTACGACCGCTATATGGAGGTGGCGCGCCGCCTGCTGGCCGAGGACGAGTCTCTCGCCGTCATCATCACCGGCGTCGCGTCAGAGAAAGCCGAGGCGCAGACCCTGGTCGAAGCCACAGGCTCGGACCGTGCCGTCAATCTGGCCGGGTTCACCCGCATGGAGGATCTGATCCCCCTCTATGCCCTGTCCAAGGCCATGGTCACCAACGATTCCGGCCCGGCCCATTTCGCCGCCCCCGTGGGCCTGCCCACCCTGGTGCTGTTCGGCCCCGAGACGCCCGCCCTATACGGCGCGCTCAACGACAAGGCCGAGTTCCTCACCGCCCGGCTGGCCTGTTCGCCCTGCGTCTCGGCCATGAACCACCGCAGCACGGCTTGCACCGATCCCGCTTGCATGCGCGCCATCACGGTGGAGCAGGTTCACGCCACCATGCGGCGTTTGCTGGGATGA
- a CDS encoding NAD(P)-dependent oxidoreductase — translation MPRKMLQFTHLHQRQPDKRGAAERRKDFGEISTAFETERAAEQASRCEQCGIPFCSIHCPLGNNVPDWLMLVAQDRMEEAYAVSSSTNTFPEICGRICPQDRLCEGNCVLEQSTHGNVTIGAVEKHITETAFAQGWVKPVLAGVESGRSVGIIGGGPAGLAAAESLRRKGHSVTVYDRHDRMGGLLIYGIPGFKLEKDVVERRIRLLAEAGVKFETGVEIGKTVSFAELRKRHDAVLIATGVYKAKPLGIPGSDLPGVHAALDYLIAQNRRDLGDTVESLDAKGKNVVVIGGGDTAMDCVRTAIRQGAKSVKCLYRRDRANMPGSKREVAHAEEEGVEFVWMAAPEMVNGKAKAEGVKAVRMHLGMPDASGRQSPVAIEGSGFQLPADMVIAALGFDPEDVPALFGAPELKVSKWGTVETDGDLMASLPGVFGAGDIVRGASLVVWAIKDGRDAAESIHRYVSGVAMKAAE, via the coding sequence ATGCCCCGCAAGATGCTGCAATTCACCCATCTTCATCAGCGCCAGCCCGACAAGCGCGGCGCCGCCGAACGCCGCAAGGATTTCGGCGAGATCAGCACCGCCTTCGAAACCGAGAGGGCGGCTGAACAGGCATCGCGCTGCGAGCAATGCGGCATCCCGTTCTGCTCCATCCACTGTCCCCTGGGCAACAATGTGCCTGACTGGCTGATGCTGGTGGCGCAGGACCGGATGGAGGAGGCCTATGCCGTCTCATCCTCCACCAACACCTTTCCCGAGATCTGTGGCCGCATTTGCCCCCAGGACCGCCTGTGCGAGGGCAATTGCGTGCTGGAGCAGTCGACCCACGGCAATGTCACCATCGGCGCGGTGGAGAAGCACATCACCGAAACCGCCTTCGCCCAAGGATGGGTCAAGCCGGTGCTGGCCGGTGTCGAATCGGGCCGTTCGGTCGGAATCATCGGCGGCGGCCCGGCCGGTCTGGCGGCGGCTGAAAGCTTGCGCCGCAAGGGCCATTCCGTCACCGTCTATGACCGTCATGACCGCATGGGCGGGTTGCTGATCTATGGCATTCCCGGCTTCAAGCTGGAAAAGGACGTGGTCGAGCGCCGCATCCGCCTGCTGGCCGAGGCGGGCGTCAAATTCGAAACCGGCGTGGAGATCGGCAAGACCGTGAGCTTCGCCGAGCTGCGCAAGCGCCATGACGCGGTGCTGATCGCCACCGGCGTCTACAAGGCCAAGCCGCTGGGCATACCCGGCTCGGACCTGCCCGGCGTGCATGCCGCGCTCGATTATCTTATCGCCCAGAATCGCCGCGACCTGGGCGACACGGTCGAAAGCCTCGACGCCAAGGGCAAGAATGTCGTCGTCATCGGCGGCGGCGACACCGCCATGGATTGCGTGCGCACCGCCATCCGCCAGGGCGCCAAGTCGGTGAAGTGCCTCTATCGCCGTGACCGGGCCAACATGCCCGGCTCCAAGCGCGAAGTGGCCCATGCCGAGGAGGAGGGCGTCGAATTCGTCTGGATGGCCGCTCCCGAAATGGTGAACGGCAAGGCCAAGGCCGAGGGCGTCAAGGCTGTCCGCATGCATCTGGGCATGCCCGATGCTTCGGGCCGCCAAAGCCCGGTGGCCATCGAGGGGTCGGGCTTTCAGCTTCCCGCCGACATGGTCATCGCCGCATTGGGATTTGATCCCGAGGACGTCCCCGCCCTGTTCGGCGCGCCCGAACTCAAGGTCTCCAAATGGGGCACCGTCGAGACCGATGGCGACTTGATGGCCAGCCTTCCCGGCGTGTTCGGCGCGGGCGACATCGTGCGCGGCGCCTCGCTGGTGGTCTGGGCCATCAAGGACGGCCGCGACGCCGCGGAAAGCATTCACCGCTACGTCTCGGGCGTGGCGATGAAGGCCGCCGAGTAG
- a CDS encoding transglycosylase domain-containing protein codes for MAVPPSRPKGAGNPFKLSIDPADRLLPSGSGGEPPPPREPPPPAHPRAPKEPRKPKAAKKGGSGNGQGRKWAKRLLLWGLTLAIWVGIGLGGVVAYYALDLPDIDRMTAQTRRPSVVFQSVEGEVFAAYGDLYGEPLDLGEMSPFIAQAVLATEDRRFYSHWGVDPIGLLRALFVNLRAGHTVQGGSTITQQLAKNLFLTPERNMKRKVQEVLMALWLEKRFSKDQILGLYLNRVYLGSGTFGVDAAAKRYFDISARKVDVYQAAVLAGLLKAPSRYSPLNDPEASRKRTSDVLSNMVKAGYIDQKTADTVQVTGAAQLVRRPIPAGRYFADWVMGNLDQFGEVAGKDIVVHTTLDISLQRKVEADLKTMITGPGAKANASQGAVVVMSPDGAIRALTGGKDYDDSQFNRATQGLRQPGSSFKPFVYLTAVEMGRSPDDEVEDKPIRLGNWSPGNYTGKYLGPITLRQALAESVNTVAVRLVEEVGPGRVIATARRLGITSDLRNDATLALGTSEVSLLEMTTAYAAFANGGYGVTSFGVSHITDPSGKVLFQRQGGGFGQVISASALARMHDMMSAVINQGSGKAARLDRPAAGKTGTTQDYRDAWFMGFTADYVTGVWLGNDDYRIEMKKVTGGGLPAQLWKQVMVAAHRGLPARPLRTPEIPTEPGAETGVGDFVAGAAQAAGDAARGIGGAIDDLLKGIFGR; via the coding sequence ATGGCAGTTCCTCCTTCGCGCCCCAAGGGCGCTGGCAATCCGTTCAAGCTTTCCATCGACCCCGCCGACCGGCTGTTGCCCAGCGGTTCGGGGGGCGAGCCTCCGCCGCCGCGCGAGCCGCCGCCCCCTGCCCACCCCCGGGCTCCCAAGGAGCCCCGAAAGCCCAAGGCAGCGAAGAAGGGCGGTTCCGGCAACGGCCAGGGCCGCAAATGGGCGAAACGCCTGCTGCTGTGGGGCCTGACCCTGGCCATCTGGGTCGGAATCGGCTTAGGCGGCGTGGTGGCCTATTACGCCCTGGACCTTCCCGATATCGACCGCATGACCGCCCAGACGCGGCGGCCCAGCGTGGTCTTCCAGTCGGTGGAGGGCGAAGTCTTCGCCGCCTATGGCGATCTTTACGGCGAGCCCCTGGATCTGGGCGAAATGTCGCCTTTCATCGCCCAGGCGGTTCTGGCCACCGAGGACCGCCGCTTCTACAGCCATTGGGGCGTGGATCCCATCGGACTGCTGCGCGCCCTGTTCGTCAATTTGCGGGCCGGGCATACGGTGCAGGGCGGCTCGACCATCACCCAGCAATTGGCCAAGAACCTGTTCCTGACGCCTGAGCGCAACATGAAGCGCAAGGTGCAGGAAGTGCTAATGGCCTTGTGGCTGGAAAAGCGCTTCTCCAAGGATCAGATCCTGGGGCTTTACCTCAACCGGGTCTATCTGGGCTCGGGCACCTTTGGCGTGGATGCCGCCGCCAAGCGCTATTTCGATATCTCGGCCCGCAAGGTCGATGTCTATCAAGCCGCCGTGCTGGCGGGCCTCTTGAAGGCGCCGTCGCGCTATTCGCCCTTGAACGACCCCGAGGCGTCGCGCAAGCGCACCAGTGACGTGCTCTCCAACATGGTCAAGGCTGGCTATATCGACCAGAAGACCGCCGACACCGTCCAGGTGACCGGCGCCGCCCAGTTGGTGCGCCGCCCCATTCCCGCCGGACGCTACTTCGCCGACTGGGTGATGGGCAATCTGGATCAGTTCGGCGAGGTGGCGGGCAAGGACATCGTGGTCCACACCACGCTCGACATCAGCCTTCAGCGCAAGGTGGAGGCTGACCTCAAGACCATGATCACCGGTCCCGGCGCTAAGGCCAACGCCTCCCAGGGCGCGGTGGTGGTGATGAGCCCCGATGGCGCCATCCGGGCGCTGACCGGCGGCAAGGATTACGACGACAGCCAGTTCAACCGCGCCACGCAGGGGCTGCGCCAGCCCGGCTCGTCGTTCAAGCCCTTCGTCTATCTCACCGCCGTGGAAATGGGCCGCAGCCCCGACGACGAGGTCGAAGACAAGCCCATCCGCCTGGGCAATTGGAGCCCCGGCAATTACACCGGCAAATATCTCGGCCCCATTACGCTCCGCCAGGCCCTGGCCGAATCGGTGAACACCGTTGCCGTGCGTCTGGTGGAGGAGGTCGGTCCCGGGCGCGTCATCGCCACGGCGCGGCGCCTAGGGATCACCTCTGACCTCAGGAACGACGCCACCTTGGCGCTGGGCACCAGTGAAGTGTCTCTGCTGGAGATGACCACCGCCTATGCCGCCTTCGCCAATGGCGGATACGGAGTCACCTCCTTCGGCGTCTCCCATATCACCGATCCTTCCGGCAAGGTGCTGTTCCAGCGCCAAGGCGGCGGCTTTGGTCAGGTGATCTCGGCCTCCGCGCTGGCGCGCATGCATGACATGATGAGCGCCGTCATCAATCAGGGCTCGGGCAAGGCGGCAAGGCTTGACCGTCCCGCCGCGGGCAAGACCGGCACGACCCAGGATTACCGCGACGCCTGGTTCATGGGCTTTACCGCCGATTACGTGACTGGTGTCTGGCTCGGCAATGACGATTACCGCATCGAGATGAAGAAGGTCACCGGCGGCGGACTGCCCGCCCAGTTGTGGAAGCAGGTTATGGTCGCCGCCCATCGCGGTCTTCCCGCCCGGCCCTTGCGCACCCCGGAGATTCCCACCGAACCCGGCGCGGAGACAGGCGTCGGCGATTTCGTGGCCGGCGCCGCCCAGGCGGCAGGCGACGCGGCGCGCGGTATCGGCGGCGCCATCGATGATCTGCTCAAGGGGATCTTCGGGCGCTGA
- a CDS encoding ribbon-helix-helix protein, CopG family, whose amino-acid sequence METLSVAVPPELKQRLEALAAETGQTLGECLAVAVKEYVENWETHLSDVHQIDEHEARAVLKAVVND is encoded by the coding sequence ATGGAAACCCTGTCCGTCGCCGTTCCGCCCGAACTGAAGCAGCGCCTCGAGGCGCTGGCCGCCGAAACCGGGCAGACGCTGGGGGAATGCCTGGCCGTCGCCGTCAAGGAATACGTTGAGAATTGGGAGACCCATCTCTCCGACGTGCACCAGATCGACGAACACGAGGCCCGTGCCGTTCTCAAGGCTGTGGTCAACGACTAG
- the ugpQ gene encoding glycerophosphodiester phosphodiesterase, producing MILIGHRGLAGLAPENTLASFRAAAAHGLTMVEFDVRLSKDGVPLVFHDDSLDRTTDGSGPVAEYGWAELSRLDAGSWFAPAFAGEPISSLEQVLRQCLDLGLSVNMEIKPDRGREAETALAALSLAVSVWPHAAPPPVISSFETVCLEVAHRIVPLWPRAILAEDRPGDWRQMAGQLEATALHLDHGALDAAQIAETMAAGLAVRAYTVNDPVRARLLQDWGVAAIFSDYPHSS from the coding sequence ATGATCCTGATCGGCCATCGCGGACTGGCCGGTCTCGCCCCCGAGAATACCCTGGCGTCGTTCCGCGCCGCCGCGGCCCATGGCCTTACCATGGTCGAGTTCGATGTGCGGCTGTCCAAAGACGGCGTTCCCCTGGTCTTCCACGACGACAGTTTGGATCGCACCACCGACGGCTCCGGCCCGGTGGCCGAGTACGGCTGGGCCGAGCTTTCGCGCCTGGACGCCGGGTCCTGGTTCGCCCCCGCCTTCGCCGGGGAACCCATTTCCAGCCTGGAACAGGTGCTGCGCCAGTGCCTGGATTTGGGGCTGTCGGTCAATATGGAGATCAAGCCCGATCGGGGCCGCGAGGCCGAGACCGCCCTGGCCGCCCTATCCCTGGCTGTCTCGGTCTGGCCCCATGCGGCACCGCCGCCCGTGATCTCCAGCTTCGAGACCGTTTGCCTGGAGGTCGCGCACCGCATCGTTCCCCTTTGGCCGCGTGCCATTCTGGCCGAGGATCGGCCCGGCGACTGGCGCCAAATGGCCGGGCAACTGGAGGCGACGGCTCTGCATCTGGACCATGGCGCGTTGGATGCCGCCCAGATCGCCGAGACCATGGCGGCAGGCCTCGCGGTGCGCGCCTATACGGTCAACGACCCCGTTCGCGCCCGGTTGCTGCAAGACTGGGGCGTGGCCGCAATTTTCAGCGATTATCCTCATTCGTCATGA
- a CDS encoding NAD(P)H-dependent flavin oxidoreductase, with protein MKPLDPILISGREVLPLVEGGKGINVSNGESSGAWAAAGGVATFSGVNADLYDENGNRIDMVYHGKTRTEKHHELIAYGIRGGIAQARIAHDIAGGNGRIHMNVLWEMGGAEQILEGVLDGAKGLIHGVTCGAGMPYRVAEIAARYGVYYYPIVSSARAFRALWKRAYHKYGELLGGVVYEDPWLAGGHNGLSNSEDPRKPEPPYGRVAELRKTMVECGLGNVPIFMAGGVWWLKEWEDWIGNPELGPIAFQYGTRPLLTQESPISDAWKQRLLTLKPGDVLLHHFSPTGFYSSAVKNDFINELCQRLDHQIPYSSECVGDHEAELPIGARKRIVWVTPHDRDRALGWMNEGFTEALRTPDSTLIFVTPDKAEEIRVDQVKCMGCLSQCMFSNWAQNEAGTTGKKADPRSFCIQKTLQNIGHGGDVENELMFAGHNAYRFGADPFYKNGFIPTVKQLVDRIATGE; from the coding sequence GTGAAACCGCTCGATCCTATCCTGATTTCCGGTCGCGAGGTCCTGCCCCTGGTCGAGGGTGGCAAGGGGATCAATGTCTCCAACGGCGAAAGCTCTGGCGCCTGGGCGGCTGCCGGTGGCGTCGCCACCTTCTCCGGGGTCAATGCCGATCTCTATGACGAGAACGGCAACCGCATCGACATGGTCTATCACGGCAAGACCAGGACCGAGAAACATCACGAGCTGATCGCCTACGGCATCCGGGGCGGCATCGCCCAGGCCCGCATCGCCCATGACATCGCTGGCGGCAACGGCCGCATCCACATGAACGTGCTGTGGGAGATGGGCGGGGCCGAGCAGATTCTCGAAGGCGTGCTGGACGGGGCCAAGGGCCTGATCCACGGCGTCACCTGCGGCGCGGGCATGCCCTACCGCGTGGCCGAGATCGCGGCGCGCTATGGCGTCTACTACTACCCCATCGTCTCATCGGCGCGGGCCTTCCGCGCCCTGTGGAAGCGCGCCTATCACAAATACGGCGAATTGCTGGGCGGCGTGGTCTACGAGGACCCCTGGCTGGCGGGCGGCCATAACGGCCTGTCCAATTCCGAAGACCCGAGAAAGCCCGAACCTCCCTATGGCCGTGTCGCCGAGCTGCGCAAGACCATGGTGGAATGCGGCCTGGGCAATGTGCCGATCTTCATGGCGGGCGGCGTCTGGTGGCTGAAGGAATGGGAGGACTGGATCGGCAATCCCGAACTGGGCCCCATCGCCTTCCAGTACGGCACCCGCCCGCTGCTGACCCAGGAAAGCCCCATTTCCGACGCCTGGAAGCAGCGCCTGCTGACTCTCAAGCCCGGCGATGTGCTGCTGCACCACTTCAGCCCCACCGGCTTCTACTCCTCGGCGGTGAAGAACGACTTCATCAACGAGCTGTGCCAGCGCCTGGACCACCAGATCCCCTATTCCAGCGAATGCGTCGGCGACCACGAGGCCGAGCTGCCCATCGGCGCCAGGAAGCGTATCGTCTGGGTCACCCCCCATGACCGCGACCGCGCGCTGGGCTGGATGAACGAGGGCTTTACCGAGGCTCTGCGCACCCCCGATTCGACCCTGATCTTCGTTACCCCCGATAAGGCCGAGGAAATCCGCGTCGATCAAGTCAAGTGCATGGGCTGCCTGTCCCAGTGCATGTTCTCCAACTGGGCCCAGAACGAGGCCGGGACCACCGGCAAGAAGGCCGATCCCCGCAGCTTCTGTATCCAGAAGACCCTGCAGAATATCGGCCATGGCGGCGATGTGGAAAACGAACTGATGTTCGCCGGTCACAACGCCTATCGCTTCGGCGCTGATCCGTTCTACAAGAACGGCTTCATCCCGACCGTGAAGCAGCTTGTGGACCGTATCGCCACGGGTGAATAG